A stretch of the Terriglobia bacterium genome encodes the following:
- a CDS encoding YraN family protein → MKGRVVEKVAHALDRAAEVIGRENPERLPQHLLTGRRGEDDAYFYLRRLGYVMVARNWRSPRHRGELDLVGWDGDVLCFIEVKTRTTRDVKPAEAAVDEEKRRDLGAVARDYRRRVAGNPALRFDVVSVYYATKVTSPDITLFKNAFPMP, encoded by the coding sequence ATGAAGGGAAGAGTGGTCGAAAAGGTGGCGCATGCGCTGGATCGTGCCGCCGAGGTGATCGGACGCGAGAATCCCGAGCGATTGCCGCAACATCTGCTGACCGGCCGGCGCGGAGAGGACGATGCTTATTTTTATCTGCGGCGGCTGGGGTACGTAATGGTGGCGCGCAACTGGCGGTCGCCGCGGCATCGGGGCGAACTCGACTTGGTGGGGTGGGATGGGGACGTGCTCTGCTTCATTGAGGTGAAGACCCGAACCACGCGCGACGTCAAGCCCGCCGAGGCCGCCGTGGACGAGGAAAAACGTCGCGATCTTGGCGCCGTCGCGCGCGATTATCGGCGCCGCGTTGCCGGCAATCCTGCCCTGCGGTTTGACGTTGTCAGTGTGTACTACGCCACCAAGGTAACCTCTCCGGATATTACGCTCTTCAAAAATGCCTTCCCGATGCCGTAG
- a CDS encoding FtsX-like permease family protein, giving the protein MKYRHLLFSNLSRKKIRTTLTVGSFAVALFLFGLLTVVRGAFNQGLEVAGADRLVIINKVSLIQPLPIAYKERLLQIPGVKQVTHANWFGGVYQDERNFFPQFAIDTETYREMFPEFALPAEEWKAFVADREGAVVGEDLMKRFHWKIGDRVPLKGTIFPGTWEFNIRAIYHGTRQADDTTQFWFHYKLLEERQNQYWHGLVGWYTVRIDNPDHAVRIAKAIDASFANSPWETKTDTEKAFAASFVKQAGNIQFLLLSIGGVVFFTLLLVTGNTMAIAVRDRVRELAILKAVGYSDNFVLSLVLGEALLLAIVGGGLGILLAKLFTLGGDPTRGLLPFFYLPASAMVAGIVLALAVGAVGGILPAVSAMRLRVVDALRRV; this is encoded by the coding sequence ATGAAGTATCGCCACCTGCTGTTCTCCAACCTGTCGCGCAAGAAGATCCGCACCACGCTGACCGTCGGCTCTTTCGCCGTCGCGCTCTTCCTGTTCGGACTGCTGACGGTGGTGCGCGGCGCTTTTAATCAGGGCTTGGAAGTGGCGGGCGCCGACCGTCTGGTCATCATCAACAAGGTTTCGCTCATCCAGCCGCTGCCGATCGCCTACAAAGAGCGCTTGCTGCAGATTCCCGGCGTTAAGCAGGTGACGCACGCCAACTGGTTTGGCGGCGTTTACCAGGACGAGCGCAACTTTTTCCCGCAGTTTGCCATCGACACCGAAACCTACCGCGAAATGTTCCCTGAATTCGCCCTGCCCGCGGAGGAGTGGAAGGCTTTCGTCGCCGACCGCGAAGGCGCCGTCGTCGGCGAGGACCTGATGAAACGCTTCCACTGGAAGATCGGCGACCGCGTTCCCCTCAAGGGCACCATCTTTCCCGGCACCTGGGAGTTCAATATCCGCGCCATCTACCACGGCACCCGCCAGGCCGATGACACCACGCAATTCTGGTTTCACTACAAGCTGCTGGAGGAGCGCCAGAACCAGTACTGGCATGGACTGGTCGGCTGGTACACGGTGCGCATTGATAATCCCGACCATGCCGTGCGCATCGCCAAGGCCATTGACGCAAGCTTCGCCAACTCGCCGTGGGAGACCAAGACCGACACCGAAAAAGCCTTCGCCGCATCGTTCGTAAAGCAGGCGGGAAATATTCAGTTCCTGCTGCTCAGCATTGGAGGCGTGGTCTTCTTCACTCTCCTGCTTGTGACCGGAAACACCATGGCGATAGCGGTCCGCGACCGCGTGCGCGAACTGGCCATTTTGAAGGCGGTCGGCTACTCGGACAATTTCGTCCTTAGTTTGGTCCTGGGCGAGGCCCTGCTGCTGGCGATCGTGGGAGGTGGCCTGGGAATTCTGCTGGCCAAACTCTTCACTCTGGGCGGCGATCCCACCCGCGGCCTCCTGCCGTTTTTCTATCTTCCCGCGAGCGCGATGGTGGCGGGAATTGTCCTCGCGCTGGCGGTGGGCGCCGTGGGCGGAATTCTGCCCGCCGTCTCGGCCATGCGACTCAGGGTTGTCGACGCCTTGCGGAGGGTGTGA
- a CDS encoding DUF2203 domain-containing protein produces MANRTFSLDEAHTLLPVLESLLRRGMEAKKQVEEIEGEFQKINHRIFLAGGSEIDVVKLARRRAACDKALQTIKDCLAEIEATGAQVKDMDMGLLDFPCQVDGETILLCWKLGEERITYWHGTEEGFAGRKPIDERIARAKGKVN; encoded by the coding sequence GTGGCCAACCGAACGTTCAGTCTCGACGAAGCGCACACCCTGCTGCCGGTGCTGGAATCGCTCTTGCGCCGTGGCATGGAAGCCAAGAAGCAGGTGGAGGAGATTGAGGGGGAGTTCCAGAAGATCAACCATCGCATCTTCCTTGCCGGTGGCTCGGAGATTGACGTCGTCAAACTCGCCCGCCGCCGCGCCGCCTGCGACAAGGCCCTGCAAACCATCAAGGATTGTCTCGCCGAAATCGAAGCCACCGGCGCGCAGGTGAAAGACATGGACATGGGCCTGCTCGACTTCCCCTGCCAAGTCGACGGCGAGACCATCCTGCTGTGCTGGAAGCTCGGTGAGGAGCGCATCACGTACTGGCACGGCACGGAAGAGGGCTTCGCCGGCCGCAAGCCGATCGACGAGCGCATCGCCCGCGCCAAGGGCAAAGTCAACTAG
- a CDS encoding ABC transporter ATP-binding protein, whose product MVRVDGRGDGTSLVRVRGLDKKYQRGSEEIHVLQGLNLDVDAGDFVAFMGPSGSGKTTLLNLLGGLDLPSAGSITVAGDEITHMSAGKLTAWRARHVGFIFQMYNLIPVLTAFQNVELPLLLTKLSKAERRQHIETALQVVGLADRMHHFPRQLSGGQEQRVGIARAIVADPTFLLCDEPTGDLDRKSADEIMDLLGRLVREHRKTVLLVTHDPVAAERASVVLHLNKGVLEEARKVEAS is encoded by the coding sequence ATGGTCAGGGTTGACGGTCGCGGTGATGGGACTAGTCTGGTCCGGGTGCGCGGGCTGGACAAAAAGTATCAGCGTGGCAGCGAGGAGATTCATGTCCTGCAGGGCCTGAACCTGGACGTGGACGCTGGCGACTTTGTCGCCTTCATGGGGCCGAGCGGCTCGGGCAAGACGACGCTGCTGAACCTGCTGGGTGGCCTCGACCTGCCCTCCGCCGGCAGCATCACCGTTGCCGGGGACGAGATCACCCACATGTCGGCCGGCAAGCTGACGGCGTGGCGCGCGCGGCATGTGGGCTTCATTTTCCAGATGTACAACCTGATCCCGGTGCTGACCGCGTTTCAAAACGTCGAATTACCGTTGCTGCTGACCAAGCTCTCCAAGGCGGAGCGCCGCCAGCACATCGAAACCGCGCTGCAGGTCGTCGGGCTTGCCGACCGCATGCACCACTTTCCCCGGCAACTGTCCGGCGGGCAGGAACAGCGTGTCGGCATTGCGCGCGCCATCGTCGCCGATCCCACGTTCCTACTCTGCGATGAGCCCACCGGCGATCTGGACCGCAAGAGCGCTGACGAGATCATGGACCTGCTCGGCCGCCTGGTGCGCGAGCATCGAAAAACGGTGCTGCTGGTGACCCACGATCCGGTCGCCGCCGAGCGCGCCAGCGTGGTTCTTCATCTCAACAAGGGCGTCCTCGAGGAGGCCAGGAAGGTGGAGGCATCCTGA
- the galT gene encoding galactose-1-phosphate uridylyltransferase, translating to MPELRKDPIVGRWVIISTDRAKRPTDFAREQNKLKGGFCPFCYGNESKTPPEILAYRPNPNGGAPAAKDSPGWTVRVVPNKFPALGIEGNLNRRAEGMFDRMNGIGAHEVIIETPDHAASLATMKERRVEDSLWAFRDRILDLKQDKRFKYILIFKNHGEAAGASLEHPHSQLIALPILPKQVVEELEGAKQYYIYKERCVFCDVIRQELDNGIRIVGENEQFVTMAPYAPRFPFETWILPKRHESAFENSSSAMFEDLAKALKNLLAKAHNVLDNPAYNLVVHTSPVQDPFNEHYHWHIEFMPKLTKTAGFEWGTGFYINPTPPEEAAKFLREASVETQPPVPAPAAPTVATK from the coding sequence TTGCCAGAACTAAGAAAAGATCCCATTGTGGGCCGCTGGGTCATTATTTCCACCGACCGGGCCAAGCGCCCAACTGATTTTGCCCGCGAGCAGAACAAGCTGAAGGGCGGTTTTTGCCCGTTCTGCTACGGCAACGAGAGCAAGACGCCGCCCGAGATCCTGGCTTACCGCCCCAACCCGAACGGCGGAGCGCCGGCGGCGAAGGATTCGCCCGGGTGGACGGTGCGCGTGGTGCCCAACAAGTTCCCGGCGCTGGGCATCGAGGGCAACCTCAACCGCCGTGCGGAAGGGATGTTCGACCGCATGAACGGCATCGGCGCGCACGAGGTCATCATCGAGACCCCGGACCACGCCGCCAGCCTGGCGACGATGAAGGAACGCCGGGTGGAAGACAGCCTGTGGGCCTTCCGCGACCGCATCCTTGACCTGAAGCAGGATAAGCGCTTCAAGTACATCCTGATCTTTAAGAACCATGGCGAGGCGGCAGGCGCGTCGCTGGAGCATCCGCACTCGCAGTTGATTGCGCTGCCCATTCTTCCCAAGCAGGTAGTCGAGGAGTTGGAGGGCGCCAAGCAGTACTACATCTACAAGGAACGGTGCGTCTTCTGCGATGTCATTCGCCAGGAACTGGACAACGGAATCCGCATCGTCGGCGAGAACGAGCAGTTCGTCACCATGGCGCCCTACGCGCCGCGCTTTCCGTTCGAGACCTGGATCCTGCCCAAGCGGCACGAGTCGGCGTTCGAGAATTCCTCGTCGGCGATGTTCGAGGACCTGGCGAAGGCGCTCAAGAACCTGCTGGCCAAGGCCCACAACGTGCTCGACAACCCGGCCTACAACCTGGTGGTCCATACCTCGCCGGTGCAGGACCCGTTCAACGAGCACTATCACTGGCACATTGAGTTCATGCCCAAGCTGACCAAGACGGCAGGATTCGAGTGGGGCACTGGTTTCTACATCAATCCCACGCCGCCGGAGGAAGCGGCCAAGTTCCTGCGCGAGGCCAGCGTGGAGACGCAGCCGCCAGTCCCGGCGCCCGCAGCCCCCACGGTTGCGACCAAGTAA
- a CDS encoding efflux RND transporter periplasmic adaptor subunit, which produces MAPRPGSTLPDLTPLRIDERARSSAGGRKWLRWFAAALGAGLLVLALVLALQRKTPMVEVAVARTAAGGDSRVALLNASGYVTPRRRATVAAKITARVTRMNAEEGMRVQQGQVLALLDDSDARVRLNSAIADRDATSAALADLEVNLANAERELRRTESLKTGGVTSQQALDLARTTADSYRARIALAKEQTLAADARIRVARQDLDNCTVRSPFDGIVVSKDAQVGEMVSPISAGGGFTRTGIATVVDMNSLEIEVDVNESYIARVNSGQPVTATLDAYPDWKIPCKVRTVIPTADRQKATVKVRISFDKLDPRILPDMGVKVAFLSDAPAQPQSAAAQVLIPKSAVRDEGGQAAVFLYKDGRVERRAIRVGGAQGEDQIVLAGVSDGDQVVVGGAEGLHDGSKVGIRK; this is translated from the coding sequence ATGGCCCCGCGCCCAGGATCCACTCTGCCGGACCTGACCCCTTTGAGGATTGACGAACGGGCCCGCTCCAGCGCCGGCGGGCGCAAATGGCTGCGCTGGTTTGCGGCCGCCTTGGGCGCAGGTCTGTTGGTGCTCGCGCTGGTGTTGGCTCTGCAGCGCAAGACGCCCATGGTCGAAGTGGCGGTGGCTCGCACGGCCGCGGGCGGTGACAGTCGGGTCGCGCTTCTAAATGCGAGCGGTTACGTAACACCCCGGCGCCGCGCCACTGTCGCCGCCAAGATCACCGCCCGGGTCACGCGCATGAACGCCGAGGAAGGCATGCGCGTGCAGCAGGGGCAGGTGTTGGCCCTGCTGGACGATTCCGATGCTCGCGTACGCCTGAATTCCGCCATCGCCGATCGTGATGCGACCTCGGCCGCGCTCGCCGACCTGGAAGTGAATCTAGCCAATGCGGAGCGCGAGTTGCGCCGCACCGAGAGCCTGAAGACCGGCGGCGTTACCAGCCAGCAAGCCCTCGACCTGGCTCGGACCACGGCCGACAGCTATCGGGCGCGTATTGCGCTGGCGAAGGAGCAGACCCTGGCTGCCGACGCTCGCATCCGCGTTGCCCGGCAGGACCTCGATAACTGCACCGTGCGCTCGCCCTTCGATGGCATTGTCGTTTCCAAGGACGCACAGGTCGGAGAAATGGTGTCGCCGATCTCGGCCGGCGGCGGCTTCACGCGCACCGGCATTGCCACCGTTGTGGACATGAACTCGCTGGAGATCGAAGTGGACGTGAACGAATCCTACATCGCCCGCGTCAATTCCGGCCAGCCGGTCACCGCCACGCTCGACGCTTATCCTGACTGGAAGATTCCGTGCAAAGTGCGCACGGTGATTCCCACCGCCGACCGGCAGAAAGCGACGGTGAAGGTGCGCATCTCTTTTGATAAGCTCGATCCGCGCATTCTGCCGGATATGGGAGTGAAAGTTGCGTTTCTGAGCGATGCGCCCGCGCAGCCGCAATCCGCGGCCGCACAAGTGCTGATCCCAAAGAGCGCGGTGCGCGACGAAGGCGGTCAGGCGGCGGTCTTTCTATATAAGGATGGCCGAGTGGAGCGGCGCGCCATTCGCGTGGGCGGCGCGCAGGGTGAGGATCAAATCGTGTTGGCCGGCGTTTCCGATGGCGACCAGGTCGTGGTCGGCGGGGCCGAGGGACTGCACGACGGCAGCAAGGTGGGGATCAGAAAGTAA
- a CDS encoding ABC transporter permease, which translates to MAIPLTYNLRSLRVRWISTVVAVLGIAGTVGVFVAMLSLAKGFKATLVSSGSPRNAIVRRAGATSEMESAVSVDHVKIIEEAPGVERGASGPLVSPETVVIAAFPLKATGTDANVQVRGVSPKVLNVRDNVRIVSGRMFQPGLNELVVGRYVARTYSGFELGNSVKFGGGTWTVVGVFDAGGSAFDSEVWGDAQVVKDVYKRPANVFSSVTVRLTSPDALTGFKDALTSDPRLTVQVDREIEYYDKQSRALTQLILVLGTMVGLVMGIGAVFGALNTMYSAVAERNREIATMRALGFGAASVVSSFVFEGLCIAFVGGVLGCLAILPLNGLTTGTMNWQTFSHLAFAFRVTPALLAGGVIFALLMGIVGGVPPAVRAARARVAVALREM; encoded by the coding sequence ATGGCAATTCCCCTGACCTACAACCTGCGCAGTTTGCGCGTGCGTTGGATCTCAACCGTGGTTGCCGTGCTCGGCATCGCCGGCACCGTGGGCGTCTTCGTCGCCATGCTGTCGCTGGCCAAGGGATTCAAGGCAACGCTGGTCTCTTCCGGCTCGCCGCGTAACGCCATCGTGCGTCGCGCCGGCGCAACCTCCGAAATGGAGAGCGCAGTCTCGGTGGATCACGTCAAGATCATCGAAGAGGCGCCGGGAGTGGAGCGTGGAGCGTCGGGGCCGCTGGTCAGCCCGGAAACCGTGGTCATCGCCGCGTTTCCTTTGAAGGCGACCGGGACCGATGCCAACGTTCAGGTGCGCGGCGTCTCTCCCAAGGTGTTGAACGTGCGCGACAACGTCAGAATCGTCTCCGGACGGATGTTCCAGCCCGGATTGAACGAATTGGTCGTGGGACGATACGTCGCCCGAACCTATTCCGGGTTCGAGCTTGGCAACAGCGTCAAGTTTGGCGGCGGGACGTGGACGGTGGTGGGCGTTTTCGACGCCGGCGGCAGCGCCTTCGATTCCGAAGTCTGGGGCGACGCCCAGGTCGTGAAGGACGTGTACAAGCGTCCTGCCAACGTCTTTTCTTCGGTGACCGTGCGCCTTACCTCGCCCGACGCGCTCACCGGTTTCAAGGACGCGCTCACCTCCGACCCGCGCCTCACCGTGCAAGTGGATCGCGAGATCGAATACTACGACAAGCAGTCGCGCGCCCTCACCCAACTGATCCTCGTGCTGGGAACGATGGTCGGCCTGGTCATGGGCATCGGCGCCGTGTTCGGCGCCCTCAATACCATGTACTCGGCGGTGGCGGAGCGTAACCGGGAAATCGCCACTATGCGTGCCCTGGGATTCGGCGCGGCGAGCGTAGTTTCATCCTTCGTATTCGAAGGCCTGTGTATTGCGTTCGTCGGCGGGGTGCTGGGCTGCCTCGCCATCCTGCCGCTCAACGGTCTCACTACCGGCACGATGAACTGGCAGACCTTCTCCCACCTGGCCTTCGCGTTTCGCGTCACGCCCGCACTGCTGGCTGGGGGCGTGATCTTTGCGCTATTGATGGGCATAGTCGGCGGGGTGCCTCCGGCGGTTCGCGCCGCCCGCGCCCGCGTCGCCGTGGCCCTGCGCGAGATGTAA